The following coding sequences are from one Candidatus Paceibacterota bacterium window:
- a CDS encoding PA0069 family radical SAM protein, with translation MKPSRPSPPARGAGRNPPNRFERLTLERDADWDPEQDPLPRTQFLRDRSRSIISHNDSPDIGFEASLNPYRGCEHGCIYCFARPTHEYLGFSAGLDFETKIMVKDDAPRLLRNELSAPGWVPKVISLSGVTDPYQPVERRLKLTRRCLEVLAQFRNPVTVVTKNSLVARDLDLLAELAGCQAVVVYISLTTLDTELRKILEPRTSPPAARLATIGALAKAGVPVGVLVAPVIPGLTDHEIPAVIAAAAKAGAKFAAHSALRLPLAVAPLFEEWLARHLPEKKDKILHRVRAMRRGKLNNPEFGLRMRGEGIFADQISDLFHVACRKVGWTGEGPELSTAGFRRPGAAQLPLALPGSDTPLPGVRATGSCGTARTGANQS, from the coding sequence GTGAAACCCAGCCGCCCATCGCCGCCGGCCCGCGGCGCCGGCCGCAACCCGCCCAATCGCTTCGAGCGGCTCACGCTGGAGCGCGACGCGGACTGGGACCCCGAGCAGGACCCGCTGCCGCGCACGCAGTTCCTCCGCGATCGCAGCCGCAGCATTATTTCCCACAACGACAGCCCGGACATCGGTTTCGAGGCCAGCCTCAATCCCTATCGCGGCTGCGAGCACGGCTGCATTTACTGCTTCGCGCGGCCCACGCACGAATACCTTGGCTTCTCCGCCGGCCTGGACTTCGAGACGAAGATCATGGTCAAGGATGACGCGCCCCGGCTCCTGCGCAATGAGTTGTCAGCCCCCGGCTGGGTTCCCAAGGTCATCTCCCTGAGCGGGGTGACAGACCCCTACCAGCCCGTCGAGCGCCGGCTCAAGCTGACCCGCCGCTGCCTGGAGGTGCTGGCCCAATTCCGCAACCCGGTGACGGTCGTGACCAAGAACAGCCTGGTGGCGCGCGACCTGGACCTCCTGGCCGAACTGGCGGGCTGCCAGGCTGTCGTCGTGTATATTTCGCTCACCACGCTCGACACCGAACTGCGTAAAATACTGGAGCCGCGCACCTCGCCGCCCGCCGCGCGGCTGGCGACTATCGGCGCGCTGGCCAAAGCCGGCGTCCCGGTTGGCGTGCTGGTGGCGCCCGTCATTCCCGGGCTGACCGACCATGAGATTCCGGCGGTCATCGCGGCTGCGGCGAAGGCGGGTGCGAAGTTCGCGGCCCATTCCGCCCTGCGCCTGCCGCTGGCCGTGGCGCCCCTCTTCGAAGAATGGCTGGCCCGGCATCTGCCGGAGAAGAAGGACAAGATTCTGCACCGTGTCCGCGCGATGCGCCGGGGCAAACTCAACAACCCGGAGTTCGGCTTGCGGATGCGCGGCGAAGGCATCTTCGCCGATCAGATCTCGGATCTGTTCCACGTGGCATGCCGCAAAGTCGGCTGGACCGGCGAAGGGCCGGAACTGTCCACCGCCGGCTTCCGCCGCCCCGGCGCGGCGCAGTTGCCCCTGGCCCTGCCGGGGAGCGATACGCCGCTGCCGGGAGTGCGCGCAACAGGAAGTTGCGGCACAGCTCGCACCGGCGCTAACCAATCGTAA
- a CDS encoding MFS transporter, protein MRPTHTRYWVIVFAVALAIIQYIDRVCISQAAPFISADLALDKRQMGWVFSAFTLAYALFEIPAGYLGDRIGPRKVLLRIVMWWSFFTVATGWVWNWVSLLVTRFLFGAGEAGAFPNLTKAFHRWLPLHERTRAQGIMWMSARLGGAFTPALVFLCLQYVTWRQAFLLFGVLGIAWAIIFFWWYRDDPRAIKQVNAAEAALLPAETSEGRHFKAPWKLLFTSRTAWCLYGQYFACSYCFYFFITWFPTYLLEARHFELGKGSLLAGLPLLLGACGSFFAGWISSRLGRRPGGAASSRRALGAIGSIGAACLLVLPTWLVNPYLAVAAIALVGFCNDIQLPGAWASCMDVGGKAVATLSGTMNMMGNIGGFVSPIACGYIVKQTGNWNLAFYFTAGAYLLGALCWLAMDPVTPLEQQARRKA, encoded by the coding sequence ATGCGGCCTACGCACACGCGTTACTGGGTGATCGTGTTTGCGGTGGCGCTGGCGATCATTCAATACATTGACCGGGTCTGCATCTCGCAGGCGGCGCCATTCATCTCGGCGGACCTGGCCCTGGACAAGCGGCAGATGGGGTGGGTGTTTTCCGCCTTCACGCTGGCGTATGCGCTCTTCGAGATACCGGCGGGCTACCTGGGAGACCGGATCGGCCCGCGCAAGGTGCTGCTGCGCATCGTGATGTGGTGGTCGTTCTTCACCGTCGCCACCGGCTGGGTGTGGAATTGGGTGTCGCTGCTGGTGACCCGGTTCCTGTTCGGCGCGGGCGAAGCGGGCGCCTTTCCGAACCTGACCAAGGCCTTCCACCGGTGGCTGCCGCTGCACGAGCGCACGCGGGCGCAAGGCATCATGTGGATGAGCGCGCGGCTGGGCGGAGCGTTCACGCCGGCACTGGTGTTCCTGTGCCTGCAATATGTGACGTGGCGCCAGGCGTTCCTGCTCTTCGGCGTGCTCGGCATTGCCTGGGCAATCATCTTCTTCTGGTGGTATCGGGATGACCCCCGCGCCATCAAACAGGTCAACGCTGCTGAGGCCGCGTTGCTGCCGGCTGAGACGAGTGAAGGCCGCCATTTCAAAGCGCCTTGGAAGCTGCTGTTCACCTCGCGCACCGCCTGGTGCCTCTACGGGCAGTACTTTGCCTGCAGCTATTGCTTCTACTTCTTCATTACGTGGTTCCCGACCTATCTGCTGGAAGCCCGGCACTTCGAGCTCGGCAAGGGCTCGCTGCTGGCCGGCTTGCCTTTGCTGTTGGGCGCGTGCGGCTCCTTCTTCGCCGGGTGGATCTCGTCCCGTCTGGGCCGGCGCCCGGGAGGGGCGGCGAGCTCGCGGCGGGCCCTGGGGGCGATCGGCAGCATCGGGGCCGCCTGCCTGCTGGTGTTGCCCACCTGGCTGGTGAATCCTTACCTCGCCGTAGCCGCGATCGCGCTGGTGGGTTTCTGCAACGACATCCAGTTGCCCGGCGCCTGGGCGTCCTGCATGGACGTGGGCGGCAAAGCGGTCGCCACCCTCTCCGGCACGATGAACATGATGGGCAACATTGGCGGTTTCGTCTCCCCGATCGCCTGCGGTTACATCGTCAAGCAGACGGGCAACTGGAACCTGGCCTTCTACTTCACCGCCGGCGCCTACTTGCTGGGCGCGCTTTGCTGGCTGGCCATGGACCCCGTCACGCCGCTCGAGCAACAGGCCCGGCGAAAAGCCTGA